The following DNA comes from Thermoplasmata archaeon.
GATCCACGCGCCGCTTGGAGACCACTCCTCCTTCACGATTGTTCCGAACGACTTGATGTCCCCGTAGCTCTTCGCGCTATCCTCCGCGCTCAGCTTGACGGCGATTCGGACTTTCTCGAAGCGGATCGGAATCAGGGGCCGCAAGGCGTCGAGGACTTCCTTCACCTGCTCCTCGATCCCCTTGAACGGGTCCACATGGACCTTCGCCTCCTCCATCGCGTTCTCGATCCGTTGCGGCGGATGTGGCGCGCCGGTCTGCGGGTTGATCGCGTTCGCCGCGATGTACTGGACGATCTGCTTGCGCTTTGCCTCGAGCATCTGGCGGCGCTGCTCCGTGGTCAGCTGGATCTCGCCGCGCTGGATGATCTGCTTGGCGACGGCGAGGGGCTCCGTCGTCCCGAAGAACTCGGTCATCTTCTCCTCGGACGCCTTCGACCCCTTGTGCGCATCCCGGAAGATTTCGTCGATCGCGAGTTCCCCGAGGAGGTCGACCTCTTTGCCGTCCCGGATCCGCTGGACCGCATCCGGCTTGACGAGGACCTCGAACTTCTCGCCCGCCTTTTCGACCCGGGCGATGACGTACTCCTTGAAGATGTCGTCGCGACGGTCCGATCGCAGCTCCTTGGGCATGACCTCGCCTAGGACGCGGTCGGCATCCGCGACAGGTACTGTCCGACCTCGGCTTCGGAGAGCCGCCGGAACCGCTCGCCCTCGACGATGATCCCGACCTCGATCGCGCGGGCATCGAGCTTCTCGCCTTCGGACGCCTTCTGCAGGGCCTGGAGACCCAGGACCATCACATCGTCCTGGTTCATCCCCTCCTTGTACTTCTCTTCGAGGAGCTCCATGACCGCCTGGCGGCCCTGGCCGATGCTGTCCGCCTTGTACGACATGAGCGCTCCGCTCGGGTCGGTCTCGAAAAGATGGGTCCCGAGGTCGTCCACACCGGCGACGAGGAGGGCGGTCCCGAACGGCCGGACGCCGCCGTATTGCGTGTAGTTCTGCTTGTAATCGCAGATCCGCTTGACGAGCAGGTCGACGCCGATCCGCTCGCTGTACGTGACCTTGTTGATCTGCGCGACGAGCCGCGCGTAGTCCACGAGCACCCGGGCGTCCGCCACGAGGCCCGAGGTCGCCGCGCCGACGTGCTCGTCGATCTGGAAGATCTTCTCGATCGACGAGGTCTCGACGAGCCGCGAGCCGATCTTCTTGTCCGCCATGAGGACAATCCCGTTCTTGAACTTCAGGCCGACCGTCGTGTTGCCGCGTGTGACCGCGACACGAGCGTACTCCACCTGGAAGAGTCGTCCGTCGGGGCTGAAGACCGTGATTGCGCGGTCGTACGCCATCTGGCCCGGCTGCATAACGTCCCTCTTCGCCGCTTATTAAGCCGTCCTATAAGGATTTTGGCTTTCGTTAGACGAAGCTCGAAACACTTGCGGCGACGGAACGACATTGACGGTTATAGGGCTCACCACCACTGTGAATCGGCGGCGATCGTCCCGACTTTGCCCTGCGCCGAATCAAAGGTACTTCGCGCTCGCCCGCCGAATCGTGCCGGATGTGCCGAGGGTCGTCACTCGGACCGGCTCGCCGGCAATCGCCGTGACGGTCTGGAGCGCGCGAATCGCCCGGTCCTTCCGGAGGTTCGTCGATCGCACGAGACCCAACGGGCTCTCGAAGGAGACGAGCCACAGGGGCTCCGATGCATCGCGGAGCGCCGCCACGACCTCACGCCGGCTGAAGGCTCGGGCTCCATCCACTCGGAAGGCGATGTAGCGGTACCGCGGGCGTCGCGTGCTCACGCGCGCGCCAACGAAGGGAAAGGGAAAAAGGTTGGGGACAAAAAGGGAGGAGGTCAGCGTACTTCGTCCACTTCGGCGGATGTCCGCACGGGTCCCGTGTAGACCTCCTTGCCGAGGAGGGACTTCGACTTGACGCCGGTGATCACGAGGAGCACGCGGACGGTGTGGTCCAGATCGTCCTCGACGGAGCAACCCCAAATGATCCGCGCCTGCGGGTTGATTTTCTCTCCGACGACCTCTGCCGCCTTCTCGGCCTCGGAGACGGTCAGGTCGGGACCGCCGACGACGCGCACGAGCGCGCCGCGGGCGTGGGTCAGGTCGACCTCGCCGAGCAACGGCGACTCGAGCGCCTCGTTGATTGCGTACTCGATCCGATCGCGCTCTTCCTCGCTCTCGCC
Coding sequences within:
- a CDS encoding ribosome assembly factor SBDS; translation: MPKELRSDRRDDIFKEYVIARVEKAGEKFEVLVKPDAVQRIRDGKEVDLLGELAIDEIFRDAHKGSKASEEKMTEFFGTTEPLAVAKQIIQRGEIQLTTEQRRQMLEAKRKQIVQYIAANAINPQTGAPHPPQRIENAMEEAKVHVDPFKGIEEQVKEVLDALRPLIPIRFEKVRIAVKLSAEDSAKSYGDIKSFGTIVKEEWSPSGAWIGVVEMPAGMQTEFLERLNAKTKGNVETRIMKADQRV
- the psmA gene encoding archaeal proteasome endopeptidase complex subunit alpha, with translation MQPGQMAYDRAITVFSPDGRLFQVEYARVAVTRGNTTVGLKFKNGIVLMADKKIGSRLVETSSIEKIFQIDEHVGAATSGLVADARVLVDYARLVAQINKVTYSERIGVDLLVKRICDYKQNYTQYGGVRPFGTALLVAGVDDLGTHLFETDPSGALMSYKADSIGQGRQAVMELLEEKYKEGMNQDDVMVLGLQALQKASEGEKLDARAIEVGIIVEGERFRRLSEAEVGQYLSRMPTAS
- a CDS encoding Rpp14/Pop5 family protein; this translates as MSTRRPRYRYIAFRVDGARAFSRREVVAALRDASEPLWLVSFESPLGLVRSTNLRKDRAIRALQTVTAIAGEPVRVTTLGTSGTIRRASAKYL